In Lathyrus oleraceus cultivar Zhongwan6 chromosome 2, CAAS_Psat_ZW6_1.0, whole genome shotgun sequence, the DNA window ATTAAACATGCTAAGAtcctaattttgatcctaagatccatcatggtatcatatcattgcacattgcatttgcctcaagaatcatagcatcttggctccttaacccttaggttggaacttgtgtgagttggtttgagaccaccaaacatgcttgaattgtatattatttcttttcttattttgtttactaaccaaaagcacaaaaatatgtcactaactttgtttgttttaaagctcaagcagtcatgtgatccaaggctcctaggaggtccctatgcccattgaagtggccagatgaagatgaaagcaagcatgacaatggttcccaaagctctcaatcatcatatgACTGTTGATGAATGACGAGACATCAAGCAAGGACTAGTGACGTGGAACTACTCAAGTGCCTTCACAACTTACTAGGGCACTAAATTCTTTGTATTGATGCCAATTGGATTTGTCTCCAAGAGGTAAGTATTTATTAAAATTGAAATCAAATTGAAGGAATTATTGGAATCAAATTGAATTCAAACCTAAATGGAACAAATTTACTTACTTAAGTATTCTGCTTGTTAAGTGTTTCAGAACACTCTGTTTTTATACTTAGATGACGCTTCATCTATTTTGTTTTTACAAGTGCAGAAGCTCCTAACCAATTTCTTATTGAAGATAAATGTTGGAATGGAGAAGGAAAATGTGAGATATGTTGCTCCTGTGATGGCTATGTAGTATTGAAGATCTTTCTACATTTTGCTACAAGTATTGGTCATGAAAGAGAGAATCATCAATATATGCTCCAAATAATAATCATGTAACGTTGAATTGTTTTATGCTTTACATTCTAATTATTTTATAGTCTTCAAATAATAATATTATTTCAATTATATTACTTTTATTTTGCAGATTATGAATGATGATATTGATGAAGATTTTCAATCCATTGCAGATGAAGagattaaatttttaaatttttttaatagaTGATGGTTATTTTAAAGatgttattttaattataaatGATAATTGATATTAAGATATATACAATGAAGATGTTATTTTGATTGTGAATGATGTTATTTTgttatataatttttttaatttaagaTTATATTAAAATTCTATATGAATACTATTATATTAAAATTATTGTTATTTAAATTTAATAATAATGATTTACAAGGTTcaaaaataatttgatttaaCATTTTATTAATGAAAAAATTTCATTCGTTGTAACAGTGATAACCTGATGTTGTAGATGTTTTAGCCATTGAAAACTAATAGATTTATGTCTAAAACGAGCAACGGTTACAAACCGTTGTAAAAGCCCCTAGAGAACCCTGGCCTGAATATATTAGCGTAACGGTTTTAAGTCGAAAACGGAGAGAAGTCGTTGCTATTAAAAACTCGTAAGACCGTTCTCAAAAGATACCTAATACAACGGTTACATATAAGGGGTTGTTCTTGGTGCAAAACCGTTGCTAATGGTTAAGGCTACGCCTCGGTTTAGCACGGCTTAAAACCCGTTCTTATAGCCTAAGACAACGGTTTTTTCAGATTTCACAACGGTTTTCTTTCATTTTCGTAGGACGAAAATGTTGTAGTGGTTATGTGATGTGTGTTGTCATTGTTTGTGTTCTTAAAATTATTTATTGTGTTGTTGTTTTTTTTATGATGCGTCACCTAATTTAAATCAATTAGACCTATCTGAAAAAGTTGTTTTGGGTGTGGTGTGTACGAAAGGTAGTTCTTAAATTTCCTCCGTCCAACACAAGATTAAGACCTCCAATACCTCAACCAGATCCATTTACAGGTTGACAATCATGGTAGAGGAGATGAGAGACTCCTTCGCGCTACAATTACATCATTTACAATAACAATTATTTTAAATATCAAATAGTTGTATTGTAGATATTGATAACGTTATTAATTTGCTTGAAATAATCGTACTTCAATTATGGTGCACAtaagtatgatttttatagtgaATAACATCCAGGAGGGTACTGCCAGCTTTTTTTATTATACACACATATGGCTGAAAATATAAATGTTTTTTTTTGCTTAATTTTACATAAATTTAAATTATTTGATTAATAAAACATTTAGTATGTATTCATACATACATTAACTTTTTAAAATGGAGAAGAGAAGTTATAGAGATCAATGCATAGGCAATTATGCAATAAAGTAATGAAAATAGATCACCCCAAAATGGTCTATCCTCTTTATCTATAGTTGAAgattttaatttatatttattattcTCAAATATTTTGAATGTCAACTTCTATAGAGCTATGAAGGAATAGAATTTTATGTGTCATAGTCAATGAAATATGTTTTAAGTTATATGTTAAATTTTTCAAATTCATTACATTAACTTTAATTATATGATTTTTTAgttattttttaagtttaaaTTTGTAATTCATTGTCTTAAATAAATTTTTAGCGAATATAAATTTCATATAATACAGTTTTTTAGATACTCAGAGCTTTTAAAAACCAAATATTGAAAATAATGTATTAGTAAGtaattaaaacataaaaatattAGATTAGTGTATTGGTAAATAATATGAGAGATTGAAAAAATTGATTGTCATTTGTGTACCGTTAAAATTGTATTAGTCCTAGTGGAAACACAATAAATTTCACTAAGGACAAAGTATACCACATCTCACCTGAAGTGAGCCTTCTTGCAACCCCTTGATCGAATCCCTCGTCCATTGGATGGTATAACCACTTGAAGGTATCATCACTCTCTGATCGATAAATTAGTAATTATATTAATCTTCCAATGTAGTAATAAGGGAAATTTTCCAAAGTATCGATTTCAAGGACTGCTTGATGATACAGAGTTCATGTTTCAATTTAGTTAAATAAAAGACTTTGGGGGGTTTTGGATTGTTGATTTTAAAAGTAGAAAATAATGTGAAAAAGAAAGTAAAGGCCGCAGTTGACGAATTAAAAGATGTTATGAGTAAACATGCTAGGAAAGGTATATGATTGAATTCATTAACAACTGTAAATTAACCTTGCAAcaacttaattaaataaaattgacTACCAATTCTTAAAGGTATTTACTCAtaagtccttagtgagaaaaTCTTTAATCATTCAAATTAATCCCTATGTCCATAGTGAATCCCATATGAAATTAAAAATAGTTTTATCAAGAATATTTCGGTTTCCACAGGATAAACCTAGGCCTAAGTGATATCTACTATGAATTATTTCACGATTAAGCATTAAGAATGACGGTCAAACTTAAATAATAATCATAGATCAAACTCAATTTTTCTGAAAGAGAAAACATTAAGTACAAATTCTAAATAAGTCATATATCATAAAATCAAAGTTATTATAAGGAAAAAATCTATAGTTGTATCATAAATCTGAATCAGGGACACCCCTTATTATTtaggggtttagctactcatagtcCAAAAGAAAAACATCAAAAATAGGTGTAGACATTATAAATTAAAGGAAGGAAAGAGGCCTTCAACGATAAAAGTTAATAACAATATTGATCCACTAAGAATTATCCAGTGCTTCAACCTTAAAAACGTGTTCCCTATACTAAAAAAATTGTTCAACCCATGGAAATTTGTGTTTTTGGCTAAAATAGACAAATTTGGGATTTTTTTCAGATCTGGgccactcatacgcgtatgactTTCTCCTATATGCGTATGGCTTCCTTTCACGATTACTTATACGTGTATGGTCCATGGTAGGGCATATGGCCCAACTAGAGCCATACACGTAAGGCTTCTGCTGCATAGGAGAACTTGACTTGCCTGATttgatacgcgtatgagagttgtcatacgcgtatgagcatTGCCATACGCATATGAACAGAGACTTACTTTTCCCCCTATTGCTGGTATGCATATGCTAGGGGTGGGGCTGAGTGGCCAGACGCGTTTAAGAGGCCTCATACACGTAGGGCCAAGAAGCATGCTTTTTCTCCATTTTTTCTCCAGCTCATGCGTTTTCCGTCCAGTTTCTTCTCTGGTCCCTTTCCTCTTGATCTGTTGACCCTATATACATATCAAACACTACCTCAAGCATAAAAAATAACTCAGAATTATCGAAGCACTAGCAAATCAAATTTTTGTAAAGATCTACAAAAATAACTTAACATATTGTCAAAACTCCTAATAATCCATCTGCTTTTGGCATTCAAATGACATCAAAACTAAaataaatggtgactgatcacaaccctAAACATAGATTGTTACTTTCCCTCAAGAAACTTTCTACATCAAAACATCATGTCACCAAAGATCAGTAAAATAAGGCTATAAACACACACCTCTCAGATCTTCCATGGTTCTCTTTCTTTCTTACCTTTCGTTGGCCTGATCATCAAGATCGAATTGTCCGTCACACCAACACTTGAGAACACTATTTCTCATGTCATCCCTATTCACAGTCTCACATTTTCTCTCTGATGTTAATGAATATACACTCAAAATTCACAGTACGCATTACCATACCATAAGCTTGCAAAAGATCTTTTTCAATAACCAAATAGACACTACACACACTTTTGGAGGTCTTTTAAGGTTGTAATGGGGCTAGGGCTAAGGTGGGATAATATATGGATAAATGGGATAATGGTTCAGATTATTTTCATCATTCTTTTCACTATAATCGCTCCAAAATATCATTATTCGAATTCCTTAAATACTGCTTTCTTTGGTCAGCTGGCTAGACTTCTCAATTTTTCAATTGAGTTCTCTTTATGGTGAGTGCTCCTATGTATATATCTTTTCtcttttttgtttttcattaaaaTCTTATTGATCTTCTTTTTCACTTTGTTTCCTCTTTTTTTCTTCTTAAGGTGCAATCACTTTTTTGTACTATTGTGCAactaccccaaacttaaaggttaCTATTACATCAATAACCTCAAACTTAAAATGAAACATAGATTCAAAAATAAAAGATAATAATATGAACAGGGTAGGGAAGTGTTTTAGGCTATTGGTTCATGATATGGCAAATAGTAACAAATAAAAGGGGATATACGTTCAACATGGGTTAACAAAGGATATACTAATAGACGagatggctagaaaggctcaagGGTGTAAAAAAAAATGTGCCTTAGTGTGTATAATATGCACAGGCTATCACAAAAGAGCAGACACAAGTTTTAGATGATATATACCTGAATGGTCTCATAGGATGAAATTTGTGTTTGACTTTTTCTGTTCTCACCATGTTGATAAGGGCCAACAATTTCCAAAGTGTCTCGCATGTGATGCAACTTTTCATACTTTCAACGTGACCTGACACCCCCTTTCAGTAAAATGTCCGGAGAACCATGTCAAATCGTTTCAAAAATACTGTCATTGCTTGGTATTAGCATGATTTGGGCAAACAAACTTTGTCTGGGTGTTCACAGTCTATCGCTCATGCGAGTTATCATCACTTAATTAACATAAACATaaaatgaattaactgaaaatacCAAAATTGTAATAGACTCTGAGTTTTTGACAACACATAGAAAAAACAAAAAATGAAAGTACATCAGCTCATCAATCATAAAgtaaaaaaaactaaaaataaagataaaaataAAGCAAAATAAAGCTAATCTTCGTATGCGTCCCTATTTTTATCCATCATCGGAGTGTCATAGCTGATCATGGCATTTGGGTCGCCATGATGCACAAAGGATGAAATTGGAGAGAAAATAGAAAGGTGATGGAGGGTCGCCTAAAAACCGGTCTCTGAAGCCCTGGGCAGCTCTCCTCGTTTCGACTTGATGGGTGAGGTATCGACCAAGCAAGCCAATATGTGCATAAAAATCTTGCGTAAAACAAAACATAGACATTCGATATATGTGTTCTTGAGAGTCATCATAAGCAAGATGAACTCTCTCAAGTACATATTTTGGGCTGGGGCTCGTATGTGTCGGATCTAGTAGGCTCTGCTGGATATGAGCAATTTATTCTTTTAAGATATGGTATTGGTGTTGATAGATCAGTTATGAGCAATTTATTCTTTGTACAATTGAAGGAAAAGTACTTCAAATTTCTTGGAGATTGCTTAAATGTGATGTGGCAATTTAAACACACAAAACATGACACTAACAACCAAATTTTTTTCTCCCATTGCAGATACTCTAACTATTCTAGGCGTGATACACATGATGATAACCTCTAAAAATATCTAACCAGCTCCTAACTACCATCTTCTAATAATAGAAAGTTTCACTTCTAAATAACTAACAAGCATACTATAATTAACCAGCATACTATAAGTGAAAAGATTCACCAACAAGTGTTATTAGCATAACCATCTTATAACTAATTATTCTTCTTCTTTCTCATTAAGTGATAAATCGAGAATGTGTATACCACATATGAAAAATATATAAACCAAGTGTTGTAAAAACATTCAATGAAGTAACTAAAATTAGTTCTACTCATAAAGAATAATTTATTAATTTACACTTCACATACTAAAATTAATTTAATGAAGTATTCTGTATGGTGTTATTAATTCTACTTTcagattaaaaaatataaatCATGTGTATTATATAATCTCTAAATTTTAGCAGAAAAATGATACTATAATATAAGTTTTTGATTATAAATTTCAAACATCCACCCGTTTACTGGCCATACAATACTTCCATAGTTGTAACTAATTTTATTTAAAACATGTAGTCTTCAAATCCATATCTAACATGAGAGTGAAATGAAGATGAAAATCCCCAAATTATTGAATGAGAGATGAGCGCACAAACATATTTAACATCTAAGATTGTCCACGGTATGATTTGGTACCCATGCAGCAGCTTTATTGCCGATGAAATGACACACAGGGACGGTTCCAGGAGTCACTTGGAGTGCTTCATAAAGCAACTCGGGATTCATACCTCTAGTGTCGTGGTGACAGACTGTTAAAGCGTTAGTTTTAGTTCCATCGGAGGCCACTAATGAGACCATATATGCGGTAGTTTTGCTCACTTGGTGGCAATTGAATACTACATTTTCAAAATTCAATCTATGACACATCACAGCATTTTCACTAATTCTTTTCACTTCTTCCACAACATATTGATCTTGATTTTGAGCAAAGTTACTTGAAATTGCCTTAATCTTTGTTGTTCCAAAATGTGAAATGATCTCGTCAATCATGGATTTCAAGGATGATACACAATGTTTGTGTTCTGCTATAGCTGTTGGACTATAACAAAAGTCCTCGAGACTTTGTTCATCTTTATTTGCCAGCCATATGGAATCTGTGACACCTTGTCTTGATTTTCTGAATGGTCGAATTATATTTCCTACCGGATGACTGTTACCCAAGACAAACTTTTTCCCAGGATGAAGGTCGTGTTCGAAAAATAGCGTCGAGTATTGGTTCAATTCTTCGATTTTGATGGGTAGACCATTAGTTTTTCCATCTGCCACATTAAATACCAAAATGATTAGTTCTTAAATCATGATATATAGTTTTATCATGAGGCACTAATTCAAATAAGATAACTCTGAGCATTAGGATTAAATTTAATGATGAAGATAAGTGGAAATATATAACTTAAATTACTAACTAGGAATCAATAGATCAGAGAAGGTCTTTGGCAATGGAGTGTTTGGCCAAATAGATTGCCAATAATCTTCTCCAGGTGATGTTGCAGTGATTCCGACGAAAGCCAACTGCAAATAATATTCACGAgttattaaaataaaaatcatgcATACGCAACATCATGCAGAATAGAAAATATTTAGCTTACACAAAAGAGAGATAAAACAGTGAgatgtgcaaactccatttgagTGGCTATGAAGAAATGATAACTGTGTAAGACTTAGTGGGTGTATATGAAAGTGTTACAAAATCCTCTTTATATAGACTACATGCATAAGTACTTGATTATTGCTTCCTCCAAGTGGATGTCATGGTTTTAGCACTTGGCTTCCATGCAGATAATCTCGAAAATATTTTCTACGCTTCCATAGGGAATCCATGCATGCACCTCAAAACCTGTACTATTAAATAATATTTGGCGCACATGACACTCATGGCGAATTACAATTGTTATATCGCCAAAGCTTAAATTTTTGGTGCAAATTCAGCATTCCAACAACTAGAAATACTTAATAAAAGATATTAGGCATACACATTTGAAAAATACATAATTTTCATTACATAAGAAAAATGATACATGTggttttaaaatatttatttttatgaGAAGAAGTGAGCGAACATGGATGAAACTGTTAGATAGGATGCTTTCAGCAATCTTATACATGTGATTTTTGTAGAGATGATCGCAATTGTATAATCGTGAACCAcaatttaaaatataataaaacCTCTTTAAATTTCGTCTACAAAATCCTTTGGGCATATGATAATATTTACTACACATTGCTGTCGTTGCATCTTGAATGTTTATCGGGAGATGCTTCAGTATACAATTGCTAAACATTGAAAATTAAGACTTTTCTTTACATCTAATTGAATATGTATTTTGAGATTCTAgaattttatttttgaaaaaaattgttgaataaactttaaaTGTTACCGTTAATGGGTTTTTAATAATAAGTTAGTAGAGAGAATTGGAAGGTCAATAGACAGTGGGAAAATTAATAGTATTTACAATTGTGTTCCCTAGAATATCAAAAGTTTCTAAATATGTATAAAGACCAAAATTGTACTCAATGAAAATACGACGAAGTTGTAATTGATTTGTCTTCTCTTATCACAAATTGGCATCAGAGCTAATGGCAAATATGATGAATCAAATGCCGTTGCCACGGCTAACGAAGTTGAATTACGAAAACTGGAGTATCCAGATGAAAGCTCTTCTCGGATCTCTAGACGCGTGGGAGGTGACCAAAGATGGGTTTGAAGAACCAACAGATACTGAGGGATATACGGCAGCTCAAAACAAGGCGTTGAAAGAGACGCGATCGAAGGATAAAACGGCACTTTACATGCTGTTTAGGGCTGTTGATGAATCAGGCTTCGAAAAGATTGCCGATTCGACTACGTCGAAAGAGGCGTGGGACACGCTAGAGAAAGTATTCAAAGGAGCAGATCGAGTAAAGCAAGTTCGACTCCAAACACTTCGTGGCGAATTGGAGAGGATGCAGATGAAGGAGTCAGAAAATGTATCTGACTACATCACGCGTGTACAAAAGATGGTGAACCAACTCACCAGAAATGGCGAAACAGTCACTGATGCACGAGTTGTCGAAAAGATCTTGAGATCTTTAACAGATAAATTTGAGAATATAGTGTGTGCAATAGAAGAGTCGAAGGACCTTTCGACACTCGCAGTCGAAGAGCTCGCTGGTTCCCTCGAAGCACACGAACAACGtaagatgaaaaagaaggaagaaggagTAGAGGATGCAAATCAAACCAAGGAACAAATCAAAGACGAAAAGGTACTCTTTTCTCAAAACATTCGAGGAAGAGGACGTGGTCGTGGAGGACGTGACAGTGGTCGAAGTGGTAGAGGCAGCAACTTCGACAGAGGACAGTCGATCCAGCAAAATTGGCGTGGCAGAGGACGTGGTCAAAGAGGTGGTAGGTCGAACTATTCCAACTTTGAATGCTACAAGTGTGGGAAGTATGGTCATTATGCGAAGGATtgtaactcattcaaatgctatAACTGTGATAAAGTGG includes these proteins:
- the LOC127118399 gene encoding embryonic abundant protein VF30.1; the protein is MEFAHLTVLSLFCLAFVGITATSPGEDYWQSIWPNTPLPKTFSDLLIPNGKTNGLPIKIEELNQYSTLFFEHDLHPGKKFVLGNSHPVGNIIRPFRKSRQGVTDSIWLANKDEQSLEDFCYSPTAIAEHKHCVSSLKSMIDEIISHFGTTKIKAISSNFAQNQDQYVVEEVKRISENAVMCHRLNFENVVFNCHQVSKTTAYMVSLVASDGTKTNALTVCHHDTRGMNPELLYEALQVTPGTVPVCHFIGNKAAAWVPNHTVDNLRC